One Opitutia bacterium DNA segment encodes these proteins:
- a CDS encoding glycoside hydrolase family 3 protein, with protein MSAPAFPSSLREKIGQMLLLGFKGSTAADTALILRDLREHAIGSVILFDIDMTGTIDSGQPGGRNVKSPEQLRALVTHLQSHARLPLLVAIDQEGGRVNRLKPAYGFPETISAEELGQRDDLAFTRAQSEATARTLAAAGINFNLAPVVDLDANPDNPIIKGKRRSFAADPEKVARHAAEWVRGHRAHGVLSCAKHFPGHGSAAGDTHLGLVDVTATWHERELTPFARLITGGLGDAFMSAHVFNARLDPALPATLSRAVITDLLRNKLGFRGVVLSDDMEMKAISAHYGLENAVVSAVSAGVDLLCFGNNMSYDPDIAPKVIALIERAVADGRIAAARIEESCARVLALKRSAGLIT; from the coding sequence GGCAGCACTGCCGCCGACACCGCGCTCATCCTCCGCGATCTGCGCGAGCACGCCATCGGCAGCGTGATCCTCTTCGACATCGACATGACCGGCACGATCGACTCCGGCCAGCCCGGCGGTCGCAACGTGAAGTCGCCCGAACAGCTGCGCGCGCTCGTCACGCATCTCCAATCGCACGCGCGCCTGCCGTTGCTCGTGGCAATCGACCAGGAAGGCGGCCGCGTCAACCGCCTGAAGCCCGCCTACGGTTTTCCCGAGACGATTTCCGCCGAGGAACTCGGCCAGCGCGACGACCTCGCTTTCACGCGCGCGCAATCCGAGGCGACCGCGCGCACGCTCGCGGCGGCCGGCATCAACTTCAACCTCGCGCCCGTCGTCGACCTCGACGCCAACCCCGACAACCCGATCATCAAGGGCAAGCGCCGCAGTTTCGCCGCCGATCCGGAAAAGGTCGCGCGCCACGCCGCCGAATGGGTGCGCGGCCACCGCGCGCACGGCGTGCTGAGTTGCGCGAAGCATTTCCCCGGACATGGCAGCGCCGCCGGCGACACGCACCTCGGCCTCGTCGACGTCACCGCGACGTGGCACGAACGCGAACTCACGCCGTTCGCGCGACTCATCACGGGCGGGCTCGGCGACGCGTTCATGAGCGCGCACGTGTTCAACGCCCGGCTCGATCCCGCCCTGCCCGCCACGCTCTCGCGCGCGGTGATCACGGATTTGCTGCGCAACAAACTCGGCTTCCGCGGCGTCGTGCTCAGCGACGACATGGAAATGAAAGCCATCTCCGCGCACTACGGCCTCGAGAACGCCGTCGTCTCCGCCGTGAGCGCGGGCGTCGACCTGCTCTGCTTCGGCAACAACATGAGCTACGATCCCGACATCGCACCGAAAGTCATCGCGTTGATCGAACGCGCCGTGGCCGACGGCCGCATCGCCGCCGCGCGCATCGAGGAGTCCTGCGCCCGCGTGCTCGCGCTGAAGCGCAGCGCGGGACTGATCACTTGA
- the murQ gene encoding N-acetylmuramic acid 6-phosphate etherase, which yields MLNTEQPDSRHPELDLYPTEQLVAAFTEDQVFAARVVDAARASLARAVDAAAPRLARGGRLIYVGAGTSGRLGLLDGVELWPTFSWPNERAVALLAGGRNALFVAVEGAEDNHAQGAADVRAVAPTANDVVIGLAASGRTPYVLGGLEAARAAGALTIGLANNPNSPVAAAAEIGVTLDTGSEVISGSTRLKAGTAQKIALNTLSSAIMVRLHKVYGNLMVDVMPTNEKLYRRAIALTVRATGATDADAKAALESCRYRVKVAIVMLRRQLDAAAAEAALAAVQGNVRAALQS from the coding sequence ATGCTGAACACCGAGCAGCCGGACAGCCGCCACCCCGAACTCGACCTTTATCCGACGGAGCAACTCGTCGCCGCGTTCACCGAAGATCAAGTCTTCGCCGCCCGCGTCGTGGATGCCGCCCGCGCCTCGCTCGCCCGTGCCGTCGATGCTGCCGCGCCCCGCCTCGCGCGTGGCGGCCGCCTCATCTACGTCGGCGCCGGCACCTCCGGCCGCCTCGGCTTGCTCGACGGCGTCGAGCTCTGGCCGACGTTCTCCTGGCCGAATGAGCGCGCCGTCGCGCTCCTCGCCGGCGGACGCAACGCGCTCTTCGTCGCCGTCGAGGGCGCCGAGGACAACCACGCGCAAGGCGCCGCCGACGTGCGCGCCGTCGCGCCGACCGCGAACGACGTTGTCATCGGCCTCGCTGCTTCCGGCCGCACGCCCTACGTGCTCGGCGGGCTCGAAGCCGCCCGCGCCGCCGGCGCGCTCACGATCGGCCTCGCCAACAATCCGAATTCCCCCGTCGCCGCCGCCGCCGAGATCGGCGTCACGCTCGACACCGGCAGCGAAGTCATCTCCGGCAGCACGCGCCTCAAGGCCGGCACCGCGCAGAAGATCGCCCTCAACACGCTTTCCAGCGCGATCATGGTTCGCCTCCACAAGGTCTACGGCAACCTGATGGTCGACGTCATGCCGACGAACGAGAAACTCTACCGCCGCGCCATCGCGCTGACGGTGCGCGCCACCGGCGCGACCGACGCCGATGCGAAAGCCGCGCTCGAATCCTGCCGTTACCGCGTGAAGGTCGCCATCGTCATGCTGCGCCGCCAACTCGATGCCGCCGCCGCCGAGGCCGCGCTCGCCGCCGTGCAGGGCAACGTCCGCGCTGCGCTCCAGTCATGA
- a CDS encoding family 10 glycosylhydrolase: MMPCFHRLLAAVAVLFIAGCATKPTPPAKPVPPVAEELAPPAPREFRGVWVATVNNIDWPSKKGLTAAQQRAEIVAILDRTKALHLNAVIFQVRPAADAFYKSDLEPWSEYLTGTQGKSPGYDPLAVWIEEAHKRGLELHAWFNPYRARHHEAKSPLAKSHIANTHPRAVKKYGEYLWMDPGETFAAERTLAVIRDVVRRYDVDGVHIDDYFYPYPIAKPLPANAPKDAKAEEIDFPDDPAWQAYRKAGGKLARADWRRENVDRLVEKIHAAVHAEKPWVQFGVSPFGLGRPDRRPAGIKGFSQYDKLYADVELWLERGWLDYFVPQIYWPLASKEQSFPVLLDYWIAQNRAGRAIYAGLFTSAISDEKKWSPTDITEQIALTRARPGAGGHVHFSAVAFMDGRKGIVEKLAPLYATPALVPAATWLGTKAPAAPTLARTADGKVKIAAASDAALFAVWTRRGTQWNLAVQSARQTTITLAPDVEAVAISAVNRLGNEGPRATLTVPRQ; encoded by the coding sequence ATGATGCCGTGCTTCCACCGCCTCCTGGCGGCCGTTGCCGTGTTGTTCATCGCCGGCTGCGCCACGAAACCGACGCCCCCGGCCAAACCCGTCCCGCCCGTCGCCGAGGAACTCGCCCCGCCCGCGCCGCGTGAATTTCGCGGCGTCTGGGTCGCGACGGTCAACAACATCGATTGGCCGAGCAAGAAGGGTCTCACCGCCGCGCAGCAGCGCGCCGAGATCGTCGCGATCCTCGACCGCACCAAGGCGCTCCACCTGAACGCCGTCATCTTCCAGGTCCGCCCGGCCGCCGACGCGTTCTACAAGTCCGACCTCGAGCCGTGGTCCGAGTATCTCACCGGCACGCAGGGCAAATCGCCCGGCTACGATCCGCTCGCCGTTTGGATCGAGGAGGCGCACAAGCGCGGCCTCGAACTCCACGCGTGGTTCAACCCTTACCGCGCGCGCCACCACGAGGCGAAGTCGCCGCTCGCCAAATCGCACATCGCGAACACCCACCCGCGCGCGGTGAAGAAATACGGCGAGTATCTCTGGATGGATCCCGGCGAGACGTTCGCCGCCGAGCGCACGCTCGCCGTCATCCGCGACGTCGTGCGCCGCTACGACGTCGATGGCGTGCACATCGACGACTACTTCTATCCCTATCCGATCGCGAAGCCCCTCCCGGCCAACGCGCCGAAGGACGCGAAGGCGGAGGAGATCGATTTCCCCGACGACCCGGCCTGGCAGGCCTACCGCAAGGCCGGCGGCAAGCTCGCCCGCGCCGACTGGCGCCGCGAGAACGTCGACCGCCTCGTGGAAAAGATTCACGCCGCCGTGCACGCCGAGAAACCGTGGGTGCAGTTCGGCGTCAGCCCGTTCGGCCTCGGCCGCCCCGATCGCCGCCCGGCGGGCATCAAGGGCTTCAGCCAATACGACAAGCTCTACGCCGACGTGGAACTCTGGCTCGAGCGCGGCTGGCTCGATTACTTCGTGCCGCAGATTTACTGGCCGCTCGCGAGCAAGGAGCAGTCCTTCCCCGTGTTGCTCGACTACTGGATCGCGCAGAACCGCGCCGGCCGCGCGATCTACGCCGGCCTGTTCACCAGCGCCATCAGCGACGAGAAAAAATGGTCGCCGACCGACATCACGGAACAAATCGCGCTGACGCGGGCCCGTCCCGGCGCCGGCGGCCACGTGCACTTCAGCGCCGTCGCGTTCATGGACGGCCGCAAGGGCATCGTCGAAAAACTCGCGCCGCTCTACGCCACGCCCGCGCTCGTGCCCGCCGCGACTTGGCTCGGCACGAAGGCACCCGCCGCGCCGACGCTCGCGCGCACCGCCGACGGCAAGGTGAAGATCGCCGCCGCGTCCGATGCCGCGCTCTTCGCCGTGTGGACGCGGCGCGGCACGCAGTGGAATCTCGCCGTCCAATCCGCCCGCCAGACCACCATCACGCTCGCGCCTGACGTCGAAGCGGTCGCGATCAGCGCCGTCAACCGCCTCGGCAACGAAGGTCCGCGCGCGACGCTGACGGTGCCCCGCCAATAG
- a CDS encoding N-acetylmuramoyl-L-alanine amidase, whose amino-acid sequence MRSSLELVEVNAFHLGRLVAIATALLFLAGCAHRPGTLNKRSGDEIVVAGQLFHTGTKVVTWMDPGGYDAYRVERRFAPYEQSSWEKTQEAKVSYKDPNRYGLRSQKLSPEEIERVRGGGWDLPLLQRTVDQFVIHFDVCGIAKQCFNILHDHRGLSVHFMLDLDGTIYQTLDLKERAYHATTSNHRSVGIEIANMGAYGPGDTKTLDAWYERAPDGRPRIKIPAKLGDPMIRTAGFVGAPARAEPVRGTIQGQDLVQYDLTPEQYKALIKLTAALHRVFPKIKLDYPRGPDGKLLPKKLPDDELARYEGVLGHYHVQTNKVDPGPAFDWDKVILGARRLVP is encoded by the coding sequence ATGCGCTCGTCTCTCGAACTCGTTGAGGTCAACGCGTTCCACCTCGGCCGCCTTGTCGCAATTGCGACCGCTCTTCTCTTCCTCGCCGGCTGCGCGCACCGCCCCGGCACGCTCAACAAGCGCAGCGGCGACGAGATCGTCGTCGCCGGCCAGCTCTTCCACACCGGCACGAAAGTCGTCACCTGGATGGATCCGGGCGGCTACGACGCCTACCGCGTGGAGCGCCGCTTCGCCCCCTACGAGCAAAGCAGCTGGGAAAAAACGCAGGAGGCCAAGGTCAGCTACAAGGACCCCAATCGCTACGGCCTGCGCTCGCAAAAACTCTCGCCCGAGGAAATCGAGCGCGTGCGCGGCGGCGGCTGGGATTTGCCGCTGCTGCAGCGCACCGTCGACCAGTTCGTGATCCACTTCGACGTGTGCGGCATCGCCAAGCAGTGCTTCAACATCCTGCACGACCACCGCGGACTCAGCGTGCACTTCATGTTAGATCTCGACGGCACGATCTACCAGACGCTCGACCTCAAGGAGCGCGCCTACCACGCCACTACGTCCAACCACCGCAGCGTGGGCATCGAGATCGCCAACATGGGCGCCTACGGCCCCGGCGACACGAAGACGCTCGACGCGTGGTATGAACGCGCCCCCGACGGCCGCCCGCGCATCAAAATTCCGGCGAAACTCGGCGACCCGATGATCCGCACCGCCGGCTTCGTCGGCGCGCCCGCGCGCGCCGAGCCCGTGCGCGGCACGATCCAAGGCCAGGACCTCGTCCAATACGACCTCACGCCCGAGCAATACAAGGCGCTGATCAAACTCACCGCCGCGCTCCACCGCGTATTTCCCAAGATCAAACTCGACTATCCGCGCGGCCCCGACGGCAAACTTCTCCCGAAGAAACTCCCCGACGACGAACTAGCGCGCTACGAAGGCGTGCTCGGCCACTACCACGTGCAGACGAACAAGGTCGACCCGGGTCCGGCGTTCGACTGGGACAAGGTCATCCTCGGCGCCCGCCGCCTGGTGCCGTAA
- a CDS encoding MFS transporter, whose protein sequence is MPSPAPQLSARNPWSWIPTLYFAEGVPYVVVMSLSTVLYKNLGLSNTDIALYTSWLYLPWVIKPLWSPVVDLFRTKRFWIWTLQFVIGVSFALVALTLPAPKFFQLSLAVFWLMAFASATHDIAADGFYLLAISTGDQAAFVGVRTTFYRLATLSAQGGLVYLAGKLIASTGSVVTAWSLVFGLLAAVFCVLGALHCFVLPRPDADRATAQGTDTLREFFAVFRSFFDRPGIGLILFFLLVYRLAESQALKLLSPFLLDKRESGGLGLTNEQLGIAYGTVGIIALTCGGLVGGWAISRAGLRRLLWPMIFSMHTPIVAFLVLALYQPSSLWVVSTAIAVEQFGYGFGFTAYMLYMIKVAEGAHKTAHYAICTGFMALGMMLPGMAAGWIEDHLGYVKFFIWVLAATLPSFFAVALVAKTIDPAFGKKAA, encoded by the coding sequence ATGCCTAGCCCCGCCCCGCAACTGTCCGCCCGCAACCCCTGGTCGTGGATCCCCACGCTCTATTTCGCGGAGGGCGTGCCTTACGTCGTCGTGATGTCGCTCTCGACGGTGCTCTACAAGAACCTCGGCCTCTCCAACACCGATATCGCGCTCTACACCAGCTGGCTCTATCTGCCTTGGGTCATCAAGCCGCTGTGGTCGCCGGTGGTTGATCTCTTTCGCACGAAGCGATTCTGGATTTGGACGCTGCAGTTCGTGATCGGGGTCTCGTTCGCACTCGTGGCGCTGACGTTGCCGGCCCCGAAATTCTTCCAGCTCTCGCTCGCAGTGTTCTGGCTGATGGCGTTCGCCTCGGCCACGCACGATATTGCGGCGGATGGCTTCTACCTGCTGGCGATTTCTACCGGCGATCAGGCGGCATTCGTCGGTGTGCGCACCACGTTCTACCGGCTCGCGACGCTGTCGGCGCAGGGCGGACTCGTTTATCTGGCAGGCAAACTCATCGCGTCGACGGGCAGCGTGGTGACGGCTTGGTCGCTTGTGTTCGGCCTGCTCGCTGCGGTGTTCTGCGTGCTCGGCGCGCTGCACTGCTTCGTGCTGCCGCGTCCAGACGCGGACCGCGCGACGGCGCAGGGCACGGACACGCTGCGGGAATTTTTCGCGGTGTTCCGCTCCTTTTTCGACCGACCCGGCATCGGCCTGATCCTGTTTTTCCTGCTCGTTTATCGCCTCGCCGAGTCGCAAGCGCTGAAACTGCTTTCGCCGTTCCTGCTCGATAAACGCGAGTCCGGCGGTCTCGGCCTCACGAACGAGCAGCTCGGCATCGCCTACGGCACGGTCGGCATCATCGCGCTCACGTGCGGCGGACTCGTCGGTGGCTGGGCGATCTCGCGCGCCGGTTTGCGCCGGCTGTTGTGGCCGATGATTTTCTCGATGCACACGCCGATCGTGGCGTTCCTCGTGCTCGCGCTTTACCAGCCGTCGAGTTTGTGGGTCGTGTCGACCGCGATCGCGGTGGAGCAATTCGGCTACGGTTTCGGTTTCACTGCCTACATGCTCTACATGATCAAGGTCGCCGAAGGCGCGCACAAGACGGCGCACTACGCGATTTGCACGGGCTTCATGGCGCTCGGCATGATGCTGCCCGGCATGGCGGCCGGCTGGATCGAGGATCACCTCGGCTACGTGAAATTCTTCATCTGGGTCCTCGCCGCGACGCTGCCGTCGTTCTTCGCCGTCGCCCTCGTGGCGAAAACGATCGACCCGGCGTTCGGGAAAAAAGCGGCGTAA
- a CDS encoding acyltransferase: protein MINPAPEPSAGRAASLDRLRSLLTLLVIAHHAVLAYFLYAPPLGAFDGTLIWGAFPIIDAARAQGVDLLVLWNDSFFMALMFLLAGLFTGPSLARKGAGGFLLDRFARLGVPFIVSAGLLAPLAYYPAFLQRESVTAATGFFDAWAKLPNWPAGPAWFLWVLLAFSALAAVLHLALPRVFEALTRAGDWCRARPGRLVGVWIVAALLAYLPVVMKVNHMHWASWGPFFVQSSRVLLYATYFFYGVALGGRGDGARELVAPTGSLARRWVLWQVAAGIVFVAFVVAVVVNGIKASRGEFSLAWGLSAGVLMAVSGVVTSTSLFAWAARKGVENAIWASLRRNAYGMYLVHYVVVIWLQYAFLTVEVPGLVKAVAVTAGGIGLSWAVTAALRRLPGVRAIL from the coding sequence ATGATAAATCCTGCTCCCGAACCATCCGCCGGGCGTGCCGCGTCACTCGACCGCCTGCGCTCGTTGCTCACGTTGCTCGTGATCGCCCACCATGCGGTGCTGGCGTATTTCCTCTACGCGCCGCCACTCGGCGCGTTCGACGGCACCCTGATCTGGGGCGCTTTCCCCATCATCGACGCCGCGCGTGCCCAGGGCGTCGACCTGTTGGTGCTGTGGAACGACTCGTTCTTCATGGCGCTGATGTTCTTGCTCGCCGGACTCTTCACGGGTCCGAGTCTCGCGCGCAAAGGTGCGGGCGGTTTCCTGCTCGATCGCTTCGCGCGGCTCGGAGTGCCGTTCATCGTGAGCGCCGGTTTGCTCGCGCCGCTGGCCTACTACCCGGCGTTTCTTCAACGCGAGTCGGTGACGGCGGCCACCGGCTTCTTCGACGCGTGGGCAAAGCTTCCGAACTGGCCCGCCGGTCCGGCGTGGTTTCTGTGGGTGTTGCTGGCGTTCAGCGCGCTGGCCGCGGTGTTGCACCTCGCGTTGCCGCGGGTGTTCGAGGCGTTGACGCGGGCGGGTGATTGGTGCCGCGCGCGGCCCGGACGTCTGGTGGGCGTGTGGATCGTGGCCGCGTTGCTGGCCTACCTTCCGGTGGTGATGAAGGTGAATCACATGCACTGGGCGAGCTGGGGTCCGTTCTTCGTGCAGAGCTCGCGCGTGCTGCTCTACGCGACGTATTTCTTCTACGGTGTTGCGCTCGGCGGGCGCGGCGATGGCGCGCGCGAACTCGTGGCGCCGACCGGCTCGCTCGCGCGCCGCTGGGTGCTGTGGCAAGTCGCGGCGGGCATCGTCTTCGTCGCGTTCGTCGTCGCCGTGGTCGTGAACGGCATCAAGGCCTCGCGCGGCGAGTTCTCCCTCGCGTGGGGCCTCTCGGCCGGCGTGTTGATGGCCGTGAGCGGCGTGGTCACGAGCACCAGCCTGTTCGCATGGGCGGCCCGGAAGGGCGTCGAAAACGCGATTTGGGCGAGCCTCCGCCGCAACGCCTACGGCATGTATCTCGTGCACTACGTGGTCGTCATCTGGCTCCAATACGCGTTTCTCACCGTCGAGGTGCCGGGCCTGGTGAAGGCCGTCGCCGTCACGGCCGGGGGCATCGGCCTCAGCTGGGCGGTAACCGCCGCGCTGCGCCGCCTGCCGGGAGTGCGCGCGATCCTCTGA
- a CDS encoding anhydro-N-acetylmuramic acid kinase has protein sequence MSSGPKDELCVGVLSGTSVDAVDAALVRFGPRIQLIATHTLPYPPELRAELIALAVPGANEIDRLGAADVAVGRHFARAVNELIAFAGREREDICAIGSHGQTVRHRPGLATPFTLQVGDPNTIAAETGVPVVADFRRKDMALGGQGAPLVPAFHNAVFRSRREARAVVNIGGIANITLLPADPNALVLGYDTGPGNTLLDAWCRKQLGEPMDRDGAFAARGKVREDLLRAWLADEFFARPAPKSTGPEYFSPAWLEARVGDAAPADVQATLVALTAQSISDAIRTRIGFEHAGVFVCGGGAQNPTLMRAIAERLPRCKVQTTEALGIEPGWVEAMAFAWLARQRVHAQAGNCPAVTGAKRPAVLGGLWLPE, from the coding sequence ATGAGTTCTGGGCCGAAAGACGAACTGTGCGTGGGCGTGCTTTCGGGCACGAGCGTGGATGCCGTGGACGCGGCGCTGGTGCGGTTCGGTCCGCGCATCCAGTTGATCGCGACGCACACGCTGCCCTACCCGCCGGAATTGCGCGCGGAGCTGATCGCGCTCGCGGTGCCGGGCGCGAACGAGATCGACCGGCTCGGCGCGGCGGACGTCGCGGTGGGCCGGCACTTCGCGCGCGCGGTGAACGAGCTGATCGCGTTCGCCGGTCGCGAGCGCGAGGACATCTGCGCCATCGGCAGCCACGGGCAGACGGTGCGGCACCGGCCGGGATTGGCGACGCCGTTCACCTTGCAGGTCGGCGATCCGAACACGATCGCGGCGGAGACCGGCGTGCCCGTCGTGGCGGATTTTCGGAGAAAAGACATGGCGCTCGGCGGCCAGGGTGCGCCGCTCGTGCCAGCGTTCCATAACGCGGTGTTCCGCAGCCGGCGCGAGGCGCGCGCGGTGGTGAACATCGGCGGCATCGCCAACATCACGCTGCTGCCGGCCGATCCCAACGCGCTCGTGCTCGGCTACGACACCGGCCCGGGCAACACGCTGCTCGACGCGTGGTGCCGCAAACAGCTCGGCGAGCCGATGGACCGCGACGGGGCGTTCGCGGCGCGCGGGAAGGTGCGCGAGGACTTGCTGCGCGCGTGGCTGGCCGACGAATTTTTCGCGCGCCCGGCGCCGAAGAGCACGGGGCCGGAGTATTTTTCGCCCGCGTGGCTCGAGGCCCGCGTGGGCGACGCCGCGCCGGCAGACGTGCAGGCCACGCTCGTCGCGCTGACAGCGCAGAGCATCAGCGACGCGATCCGGACGCGCATCGGTTTCGAGCACGCCGGTGTCTTCGTCTGTGGCGGCGGCGCGCAGAATCCCACGCTGATGCGCGCGATCGCGGAGCGGTTGCCGCGCTGCAAAGTGCAAACCACCGAGGCGCTCGGCATCGAGCCCGGCTGGGTGGAGGCGATGGCTTTCGCGTGGCTGGCGCGGCAGCGGGTGCACGCGCAGGCGGGGAATTGTCCCGCCGTGACCGGCGCCAAGCGACCCGCGGTGCTCGGCGGGTTGTGGCTGCCGGAGTGA